The Oscillospiraceae bacterium genome has a segment encoding these proteins:
- a CDS encoding GntR family transcriptional regulator: MYSTENEKKERARLFHIDNRSRVPIHQQLQAQIVRYVSLGLLLPDQQLPSVRAMAQQLGINPNTVQKAYAALEMNGVLYTVAGRGAFISPEKDQLSQFKKLAADRFAAAVQAAADAGLTRQELEQIVEEQMERRDRDD, encoded by the coding sequence ATGTATAGTACAGAGAACGAGAAAAAGGAGCGTGCACGGTTGTTTCATATAGATAATCGCAGTCGGGTGCCCATTCACCAGCAGCTGCAAGCGCAGATCGTGCGGTATGTGTCCCTGGGGCTGTTGCTGCCGGACCAGCAGCTGCCGTCGGTGCGTGCCATGGCACAGCAACTGGGCATTAACCCCAACACGGTACAAAAGGCCTATGCCGCTCTGGAGATGAACGGCGTGCTTTATACAGTAGCCGGGCGGGGTGCCTTTATTTCGCCGGAGAAGGATCAGCTGTCCCAGTTTAAGAAGCTGGCGGCAGATCGTTTTGCCGCAGCGGTACAGGCAGCGGCAGACGCCGGCCTGACCCGGCAGGAGCTGGAGCAGATTGTAGAAGAACAGATGGAGAGGAGGGACCGAGATGATTGA
- a CDS encoding ABC transporter ATP-binding protein — protein MIEIQDVSKQFDCVTALRHLTLKVQDGSVFGLVGSNGAGKSTLLRILAGVYRPDSGRVLINGQAPFENEQVKRSTVFISDYPYLAPTATVRRLARLYRSVYPGWSEDYFARMEKLFPISFDARLGKMSKGMQRQAAILLGLSTQPRCILFDEIFDGLDPVVRELVKKLLVDFVAENGASVMIASHNLRELEDVCDHVGLLHRGGALCEDDLDRLKLGITRVQFALADPADFETVRAGLNLLKCSQQGKLFEMTVRGTETETLALVQRLHPLFCETLPITLEELFISEMEVAGYDINKVI, from the coding sequence ATGATTGAAATTCAAGATGTGAGCAAGCAGTTTGACTGCGTTACCGCCTTGCGCCACTTGACGCTGAAGGTGCAGGACGGCTCCGTTTTTGGGCTGGTAGGTTCTAACGGCGCCGGTAAGTCCACGCTGCTGCGCATTTTGGCCGGTGTGTATCGGCCGGACAGCGGGCGGGTGCTCATTAACGGCCAGGCGCCTTTTGAGAATGAGCAGGTCAAGCGCAGCACTGTGTTTATCTCGGACTATCCGTATTTAGCTCCCACCGCCACCGTGCGGCGGCTGGCACGGCTGTACCGCAGCGTGTATCCCGGGTGGAGCGAGGACTACTTTGCCCGGATGGAAAAGCTGTTCCCCATTTCCTTTGACGCTCGGCTGGGCAAGATGAGTAAGGGTATGCAGCGCCAGGCTGCGATTCTGCTGGGGTTGTCCACCCAGCCTCGCTGTATCTTGTTTGACGAGATTTTTGACGGTCTGGACCCGGTGGTGCGGGAACTGGTAAAGAAGCTGCTGGTGGACTTTGTGGCAGAGAACGGCGCGTCTGTGATGATCGCCAGTCACAATTTGCGAGAGCTGGAGGATGTGTGCGACCATGTGGGGCTGCTCCATCGGGGCGGTGCCTTGTGCGAGGACGACCTGGATCGGCTGAAGCTGGGGATCACCCGCGTGCAGTTTGCATTGGCGGATCCGGCGGATTTTGAAACGGTGCGCGCCGGGCTGAATTTGCTCAAATGCAGCCAGCAGGGCAAGCTGTTTGAGATGACGGTGCGGGGCACGGAGACAGAGACTTTGGCGCTGGTACAGCGGCTGCATCCGCTGTTTTGCGAGACCCTGCCGATTACTCTGGAAGAATTATTTATCAGCGAAATGGAGGTGGCCGGTTATGACATCAACAAGGTCATCTAA